ACTTTATCATCTACGTGATCTGACAGGCTTGGATTCAGTCTATGCCGTTATCGGCGGTCTACATCTCTATCGTACCGGAGAATCTGAGCTTGAAAACACTGCAAAAGTAATAGAAGAATTCAACGTGCGGGAAATTGCAGCCGGGCATTGTACCGGAAGTAAGGGACTTGAATTCCTTAGGCAAAGGGTTTCCTGCAAAGTGTTACAAATGGGGTCTGGTTCTGTATATAAATTCTAATCAGGTTCCGCTGAGAATTACCCAGAAGACCTAAAAAGTCCCGCCGGCTAATGCTGGCGGGACTTTTTGTATAGTTAATTTTATAAATCAAAACCGAGTATTTTAGATAATTCTGGATCATTTTTGACAACAAGTGATTCATCCCAATAACAATTCTGAATTTTCCACATATCAAGTGGAAGCTGTACTTGTTGTACACGTTCTAGAACTCCACACAGGTTTTCCCGAAGCGAAAATTCAGATCGAATCATAGAGCAGATCTGTCTATTCAATTGTTCAACAAAATAATCCCGATCAGGATGATCCCTGCCTATCGATACAACAAATTCTAAAAATTCTTCAGAAATGTTGTCCCCAGAAAAAATATAACTCCAAACCAGACCGGTCCATATTTTTTTCCAGTGTTGCTCAAGAGTATGGCGGGTCTGATAATCTTCAAAATCACCAAATAAAACAGGGCCACATCCTGAGTTCATAATCTGTGTTTGCCAAGCACTTTGCGCTACTCTTTGGACCCAAGAGATAGATATTGATTGTTTTTTCTTCCACGAAATATCATTCAGCGGGAAGTGTTCAATCTGCCCTCCCGGATGGCTGATCTCGACCGATCCGGTAAGAATCCGTTCAGCTTTATCCCATTTCCAGTTGAAATTTTTTATTTCTGATTCCAAATGCCATTTTATTTCAGCGCTTCCTCGAGCCATGATCATTGAACTATCACTAGTTTCTATATGTACAGAGACACCAGGCCAACTGATACGCCCCTCTTCTCCTGACTGAGGCAAGACACCTTCAACATAAAGACGACTCAAAGCCTGTCCAATCAAACTGCCGGGAGTTTCGCTCTGAGGTTTGATTTTATTATTCCAGATGTCGATAGCCGAACCGTATCGCTCCTCATTTGAATATGCCTCTCCCACAATGGACAGAAATTTTTCTTCCAGACCAATCAAGCCCGTCTCTTTTGCTAATTCAATGGCTCTCAAGGCAAAACCCATATTATTAACAGGTTCCAGACGAGCAAGGTCATCAAAAAACCACCCGCAACTGGCGAAGGATGAAAGTCCCCATTTTTGCATTGAAAGCAACTTCCAGCCGAAGTCAACATCCGGGCTGCTCTCTTCAACTTTAAAGTGATTGTCGAAGAAATCTTCTTCGGAAACAGATCCGCTTAGCAGGGTTCCGTAATCAATTAAAGCTGCGCAGGGGTTTTTAAAAATTTTGTCGCCAAGATTGAAATAATGTGCGTCCAAAAGTTTTTTTATAGCGTCAAGACCTTCACGTAATGGCTTTCTCCACTGCTGATTCCAACCGGGATGTCCTCCAGTGCAACAACCGCAATCACTGCGCCAGCGTTCAATGCCATGATAGCAGCTCCATGAAGAATTCTCGCGAATTTTAACTTTATATTTTGGTGGGTGCTGCTCAAGGTAAGCCCCATAATTCAGCAAAGAAAGCCCGTTGCGTTCCTCAATACCCTGGGATAAAACATACGCTAAAGCCATTTCTCCAAACGTTACGTGATGACCGTAAGTCTCACCGTCAGTGCCGATGGAAAGCAAACCTTCCGCGGAGACGCTAACAATCTTGTTCCAGAAATCATCACCGTTCTTGAGTAGTCCTTCATACGCGACGGCCTGTGAGACACTACCATCGTAAAAGAAAATGGAAATGGTTTTTCCCGAGGGCAATTCAACAAGATAGGGTTCTTTAATATTGATCGAAAATTCATTAACTTCCTGCCAGTCATCTGAACCTATCTCAGCAATAGCAGCAGCTTGCCGGGGAGCAAGTAAAGTAAAAGTGATATCGTGGTCTGCAAGAGTTTCGAGAGTTTCAGTATTACAAGCTGTCTCCGACAGCCACATTCCTTCTGGCTTACGTTTAAAACGTGATTCAAAATCAGCAACGGCCCATGCAACTTCAACATCGCGGTCAAGATCCGAAGCAAGTGGCATAATTGCGTGGTGGTAAACCTGCGCTATGGCATTACCATGTCCCCAACGTTTTAAACTAAGGGCATCTCCTTCCAGTATTTTAGAATACAGCAAAGGTTCTGATCGTTCTATCCAGCGGAATAAGGTCGGCCCAACATTAAAACTTATCCATTCATAGCAGTTGATTATATCAAATATGCCATCGCTGCCCATACGTCTGGCCCATGCCAGTGGAGCATAACTTTCGCGGCATATACGTTCATTCCAGTGACGAAAAGGGGCGGCACTCCCTTCCGGAAAAATCATATCCAGCCAAGGATCTTCTCTAGGAGGCTGATAAAAATGGCCATGGATGCACAAAAATTTAGCTGACATAAATTCCTCACAGTTTAATTACTATTACTGGAATACTATAACAGTTTGAAAATGAAATCCAACAAAAGCTAAATCCATAAAAGATATTAACATTAGGATCATAAACGCAAAAAGGGTTGAAGCTTTCGCTTCAACCCTTTCTTAGTTGCATGGTGCCGAGGGGGGGATTCGAACCCCCACGGAATCTCTTCCACTGCCCCCTCAAGACAGCGTGTCTACCAATTCCACCACCTCGGCCTGAGGTGTTCTATATAAGAACGTCTCTGTGAAGAGGTGTTTACGTAAATCTTTAATGCTTTGCAAGATGTTTTTTGAAATAATTTAAAAAGAAAATATCGCTATTTATCCAATATAATCAGCTGACAAAGATCAAATTTCTTGATCGTAACATAACTCACATAATTGAAAGAGAATGCTCTTGCGAAGCGCTATCATAAACACCAATTTGCTCTAAAATGCCATCCTACGCTGAGTACAATATTTATCGATGCCTGACTCACAATTGCCGTAAAAACCTAAGATAGCCACAAAAGAAGAGTTAGAATTTTAGACGCCAATTATACCTTATAGTAGTTCAGCTTTAAACGTCCAACTCCAGATGAAGCAAAGGAAAAGGCTTCCCCTGTCCGTCAAATTCAGATCTTCCGACAACCTTGAACCCAATATGCTCGTAAAAGCCAAGTGCTTTTGGATTCTGCTCATTCACATCAACTTTATCCACTCCAAGTTGAGTAATGGCATAGCGACATAAGGTTGAACCGATACCTTGCCCCCTGCTCTCAGGTCGAATAAACAACATTTCCAGATTACCGTCGGCAATACCGCAAAATCCGAGAATCTCACCGAAATCATTTCGCACGCATTTCAATGTTACCGCATCAAAATATTGTTCAAGTATCAGAGGGCGTAAAAAATTTATATCTTCTTCTGATAGGAACTCATGGGTCGCCTGCACAGAATTTTCCCAGACTTGGATCAATTCATCATAATCATTTTTACTCACATCTGTAATAAGCATAATTGTCCTTTTAAATGCAAAAGGGCCGGAACACAAGTTCCAGCCCTTTCTTAGTTGCATGGTGCCGAGGGGGGGATTCGAACCCCCACGGAATCTCTTCCACTGCCCCCTCAAGACAGCGTGTCTACCAATTCCACCACCTCGGCCTGAGGTGTTCGATGTAAGAACGTCTCGGTGAAAAGTTGTTTACGTAAATCTCTAATACTTTGCAAGATGTTTTTTAAAATAATCGCTTATAATGTCGAGGTTTTTTATTATGCCTGAAACCCCTCATGAAATATCTACTTCGAGACTAACTGACGTGAAAACGCAAAAAGGGTTGAAGCTTTCGCTTCAACCCTTTCTTAGTTGCATGGTGCCGAGGGGGGGATTCGAACCCCCACGGAATCTCTTCCACTGCCCCCTCAAGACAGCGTGTCTACCAATTCCACCACCTCGGCCTGAGGTGTTCTATGTAAGAACGTCTCGTTGAAGAGGTGTTTACGTAAATCTGATTATCTTGGCAAGATGTTTTTTGAAATAATTACTGATATGTCGAGGTTTTTTATTATGCCTGAAACCCCTAATGAAATATCTACTTCGAGACTAACTGATGTGGAAATGCAAAAAGGGCTGGAACATAAGTTCCAACCCTTTCTCAGTTGCATGGTGCCGAGGGGGGGATTCGAACCCCCACGGAATCTCTTCCACTGCCCCCTCAAGACAGCGTGTCTACCAGTTCCACCACCTCGGCTTGAGGTGTTCAAAGAACGTCTCGTTGAGGATGTTGTTAACGCTCTCTGAATTTATTTGCAAGAATTATTTGCAAATAAACGCTCGT
Above is a genomic segment from Maridesulfovibrio sp. containing:
- a CDS encoding DUF3536 domain-containing protein, encoding MSAKFLCIHGHFYQPPREDPWLDMIFPEGSAAPFRHWNERICRESYAPLAWARRMGSDGIFDIINCYEWISFNVGPTLFRWIERSEPLLYSKILEGDALSLKRWGHGNAIAQVYHHAIMPLASDLDRDVEVAWAVADFESRFKRKPEGMWLSETACNTETLETLADHDITFTLLAPRQAAAIAEIGSDDWQEVNEFSINIKEPYLVELPSGKTISIFFYDGSVSQAVAYEGLLKNGDDFWNKIVSVSAEGLLSIGTDGETYGHHVTFGEMALAYVLSQGIEERNGLSLLNYGAYLEQHPPKYKVKIRENSSWSCYHGIERWRSDCGCCTGGHPGWNQQWRKPLREGLDAIKKLLDAHYFNLGDKIFKNPCAALIDYGTLLSGSVSEEDFFDNHFKVEESSPDVDFGWKLLSMQKWGLSSFASCGWFFDDLARLEPVNNMGFALRAIELAKETGLIGLEEKFLSIVGEAYSNEERYGSAIDIWNNKIKPQSETPGSLIGQALSRLYVEGVLPQSGEEGRISWPGVSVHIETSDSSMIMARGSAEIKWHLESEIKNFNWKWDKAERILTGSVEISHPGGQIEHFPLNDISWKKKQSISISWVQRVAQSAWQTQIMNSGCGPVLFGDFEDYQTRHTLEQHWKKIWTGLVWSYIFSGDNISEEFLEFVVSIGRDHPDRDYFVEQLNRQICSMIRSEFSLRENLCGVLERVQQVQLPLDMWKIQNCYWDESLVVKNDPELSKILGFDL
- a CDS encoding GNAT family N-acetyltransferase, giving the protein MLITDVSKNDYDELIQVWENSVQATHEFLSEEDINFLRPLILEQYFDAVTLKCVRNDFGEILGFCGIADGNLEMLFIRPESRGQGIGSTLCRYAITQLGVDKVDVNEQNPKALGFYEHIGFKVVGRSEFDGQGKPFPLLHLELDV